The DNA window TCATAacctatgggtaatgaccgaaagaatgagatcgcgaatacaggtggccgaaatgaggtttctccgcaggatgtctgggctctcccttagggatagggtgagaagttcggatatccgggagggcctcttCTTCAtgttgaaaggagccagttgaggtggtttggacatctggtgcggatgcctcgtggacggctacccggagaggttttccgtgcatgtcctacagggaggaggccccggggcagacccaggactcgctggagggattatatctctcagctagcctgggaacgcctcggtgtcctccacgaggagctggtagaggtaactggggagagggaggtctgggtgtctctcctgaagctgctacccccgcgacccggaCCCCGGATAAGCGGCAGataacggatggatggatggattttattacttattttacatgcgagcgccaaaagcggaactgATGTGACGCACCGTTCTTCACGGGTACATTAGCACGGcacacccaaacactgtagcggattcacaaacaccgtcggacacagaccaaactagtcctcgttgcaaagtctgtttaaaaactgttgcaataAAAGGAAGCAGCacaacaaatttattccagcacctaaagcagaggcaaacagtggagtgggagaagtgctcccagcgaaatgaaaatacccgcagcaccagcacaacatccaaagttaagcaagcaaccgtccctgacatGTTTTCaaactgtgtgccatatgataagaatggggcacggtgTCGCGATGTATAtcgcaaaagacatggtgcccatacatactgtggaaaagccgggattcattaacatgctaaaagtttctaaaagtgtttacaatggcgtggtctgccatctcacttacaagcatcttttttggcttgtcagattgcactttgaccctaaaataaaaaaattaaaaaaaataataaaacttgttttgaaccatttatttgtcatttgtagtttgattttgagtaggggaggggaaaatcgattaaaatcgaaaatcggatttattgtgggaaaaaaaaatggagattttatttttaggctatatcgcccagctctatcAGAAAGCACATGATCCCAAACTTGTTTCTAAGCAGACACAGAAATTAATTCTCAGTAGAAGTGCTCTCTTTTACCTTTCTACCTAATTTCTATCTACTGTACAAAATCAAAGAGTAGGATTATAGCTTGTTCATGGCCAACAATGTCAGTAACAGTTATTCTCATgaaagctaaataaatatttgtcgTATGTatagtttgcatactgtactGTTTTAGTTATAAACTCCAACTTCAGTGTTTGCTCAGTCTGttcttctcagtctggcctcagtccaaaaccatacctactgcagcctgagaagcaggaagttcctcccactctcacacaGAGACGACTGTAAGTAAAAACGAAACTGAATCTTATCAGAGTTCAtggtaaaatggcagaagccagCTCAGCATTGGATCTGAACCAGTTAAGCTGCCCAATCTATCTGGATCTACTGATGGATCCAGTGACTATTCCCTGTGggcacagttactgtatgagctgcattaagcgctgctgggatcaggaggatcatgctggagtttacagctgcccccagtgcagacagaccttcacacacagacctgttataggcagaaacaccatactggctgaagtggtggaaaaactgaagaagactggactacaagcagctactcctgctgaccattatgctggacctggagatgtggagtgtgacgcctgtactgggagaaaacagaaagctgtcaagtcctgcctggtgtgtctggctTCCTACTGTGAAACTGACCTGAAGCTTCACAATAAACTCCACCATGCAAAACAACACAAGCTCATTGATGCCATCAGCCATCTGAAAGACAAGGTCTGTTCCCAAcatgacaaacccctggaggtctactgccataccgaccagcagtgtatctgttatctctgtacgatggatgaacacagaggccatgatacagtctcagctgctgcaggaagggcggagatacaggtcaggccagaagtgctcttatataaatataaagttaattttaaatGACTGGATTTTGTCTtgcgtggtggtgcagtggttagtgctgctgcctcacagctgGAAGGTCTTGGGTTCCTGGGTTGTTTCTTTGTGGAGTTGACATGCTCTCCCCTTGTTCACGTGGGTTTCTgctgggggctctggtttcctcccatggtTGAAAAGCTTGCAGGGCAGGTTGATTggcgagtctaaattggccctgtagtcgTGTGAGTGTGGCTGGCTGTGTGTGTCGGTGACTtaccagggttggttcctgcctgcacaCATTGTTCCTGTgataggctctggtcccccccctccccgtgacCCCAGTTGGAATTAAACGGTGATGGATGGACTTCTTGTAGACTGACTGGTGGATAGAACATTCTGGAGCACAGAAATGTCTCAACATTGATGAGTTGTTCTTACTACAGGATAGCTGCTGAGAGCACTGCAAACATTCCACCTGGACCAGGCCAATCCAAGAATaacagcatcaacactgttacacacacacacacacatattacaaTTTACCAACCGAcgaacctttttttttgttttttgtagatACAAGTTATAAGTCCAACCTTCAGAATGACCTCTTTTCCTTTCTGGTTCCATAGCTCCAAAACTTACGCTGCAGTATATGTGTGCTGATATATGTGCTCTACAGTATAACACGTATGAAACCGGTAATGAGATTTGCTCCTAATGTTCAATTTCCAAAGCAGTCACATGGTCAGGGGGGTAGCACAAAATTATGGTGCCTATACACAAGCAGTGTCCCCCCCGCCTGGTCACAGTGTATAGCAGTTAACAATGCATCATCCTCTATCACATCTTCTCTATCTACCTGGACAGACCCCTCTCCAAGCATGAAGCATGTGACAGATATTAGCAGGCAATTCCAATGTAATGAATGTGATATAACATAAGCAAGCATATAAGTATTtcaatattttgtttaaattttcCTCAAATTTCATATAACCATTTGCATCAAAAaaacttttatgacattttaTTGGACTTATGGATTATCCTGACAATAAATTACCCATGCCTCTTATTCTAATTATAGCCAAACATACAGTAACACAAAACATGTTTTTAGTGTTGCTAAACACATTACAATCTTAAATAGCTAAAAATggtttgctttcattttatattataaGCTCACCTTGTCTCAAGTCATAGTATCAGAGGATGAGGGGCTGGTTGCTGCACTACTCTCTGTGACAGTTTCTGAAACTAAGTTCCATATGTTTTGCAAGTTAAGCTTTGCTACTAGATAAATCTGATAGCCTGTCCATTGTTAGTCTATATCAGGGCTGCCCACACTTTCTCGGCTTGGGAGTTACTTTTAAATTGAGCAGGTCGAAAAGATCTACCTAcataaaaaatgctaaatacatgcttatatatgtgtatgtgatCATACGTATATATAAGAAAGATATGATAGAtcagataagataagataggacagacctttattgtcactattacATTCCCTCTGTTAGTCTACGTGTCATTTTCTTAGCTACTTTTTCCCTGTTGAGTTCTGACCCCTTGTTGTTCCTTTATTTTGTGTCTTTCCAGTTTCAGTTTCCTTAAATCCCTTTGTCTTGGAGCTTttaagtggatcgtcaccttgtTTCCCTGCCTGCACCAGGCTGCGCCCCAACATGCACATTAAATATATGATCTGTGCACATTCTGAAACATCTTTAAAAAATCACAtcttacacattttcttttctgaATTTGCATGGATCATCAATGATGCACACTTTGACACAGTTTCTATATGAATGGGTCACAACAGTCGAATGTTAAACTAACTTCCCGGCATAATCAAAGTTTTTAGTATCGCAGGAGAAAAGATGCATTGTTGTTGTTCACAATAGTTTACTACACAGTGGCCCATTATCAACTGACATGCATTCTGATATAAATCAAATAGGACGTCAGTTGAGTAGCCGGTCCTGCAATGCAGCTCAGGACACATTCACCTTCACATTGCTATAAGAATGTGGCCATATGCGGCCCAGACCACCTCCAAATGTGGGCTGAGTGATCAGATCTCAATGTATCTTCAATGCATCAGTGAACGCTGTCCACTTGTGATTGGATCACCCAGGCcgcatgttaataccaggtggAAACAGGACCAAAGTGTCTATGTCCATTGTATCCTACCTACAGTCAGTAAATCATTtatgaatatccatccatccgtccatgcATGCATCTCCTAACCGGTAATCCAGGTCAGGCTCAGGGGGAGTgcctggagcctttcccaggcagcatagggtcCAAGGCAggggtccaccctggacaggatgattaATGAATGTGATCTCAGCTAATGAAACAAACTTGTTTTGTCATCTTGTTTCCGATCTGTAGAAACAAATGGGTGAAACACAGAGGGAATTTCACAGGAGAattcagatgagagagaagaagctgcaggagctgagagaggctgtgggctcattcacagtgagtatgaatctgaagagaagataacagctggctTGTGATCATATTGAATCTTCTGTCAGATTCAACAGATTGCAGATTTACAGACTTGTGGGGATTAATCAAATTAATGCTGCTGTGGGTTATTCTGGGTCAGAGGTTGCTAGATAACAGAGTTCAACCAAGTGCTACAGCAGTAGtagcttatttatttaaaaaaataccataAAACGCCTATTCGAGAAAAATGCAACTTTTCACAACCCAGCATTATGCAAGTCACCTATTAAACTGAGACCTAATGGTGGAAACCAACCTGCCCCAAACAGCCACCAGTCTCAATGAAGCTCTCTGGAGTCTCAAAAGGGGGCAATTGTAATTTactctgctccctgtgtcaccaacagagttcagcacagtcagcagtggaggacagtgagaggatcttcactgagatgatccTCTCCATTGAGAGAAGATGCTCTGGGGTGACAcagctgatcagagatcaggagaaggctgcagtgagtcaggctgaaggagacatggagagactgaagcaggagatCGATGAACTaaagaggagacactctgagctggagcagctttcacacacagaggatcacatccatttcctc is part of the Paramormyrops kingsleyae isolate MSU_618 chromosome 25, PKINGS_0.4, whole genome shotgun sequence genome and encodes:
- the LOC111856277 gene encoding E3 ubiquitin-protein ligase TRIM47-like — protein: MAEASSALDLNQLSCPIYLDLLMDPVTIPCGHSYCMSCIKRCWDQEDHAGVYSCPQCRQTFTHRPVIGRNTILAEVVEKLKKTGLQAATPADHYAGPGDVECDACTGRKQKAVKSCLVCLASYCETDLKLHNKLHHAKQHKLIDAISHLKDKVCSQHDKPLEVYCHTDQQCICYLCTMDEHRGHDTVSAAAGRAEIQKQMGETQREFHRRIQMREKKLQELREAVGSFTSSAQSAVEDSERIFTEMILSIERRCSGVTQLIRDQEKAAVSQAEGDMERLKQEIDELKRRHSELEQLSHTEDHIHFLQRHQALLVTPEAGFGPRISVSPRSEFGNLRKVISELKDQLENVCRMKMAEIRHPG